In candidate division WOR-3 bacterium, one genomic interval encodes:
- a CDS encoding sugar phosphate nucleotidyltransferase, with protein MESKVKVVIPAAGEGRRLKPHTHTTPKPLLSVAGKPIIGHIMERVKELNPAEVIVIIAPNGNPIEKYLKANYSLNFQFVIQEEPKGLGHAVYKAKPYFKNEPCLIILGDTIIDMPLNNLVGKENWIGVKKVDDPRRFGIVEIKDGAITKIVEKPAEPKSNLAIVGIYYIFNSSPLFDALERIIKEDIKTKGEYQLSDALEIMIEENIIFKVFPVEYWLDCGTPEALIQTNRYLLQNTNYFKPREKSLIIPPVYIHDSAVIENSIIGPFVSISEEVEIRNSIIRDSIINQGAYIENSLLEDSILGENSVVKEKPLKLNLGSFSIFETS; from the coding sequence ATGGAAAGTAAAGTTAAAGTGGTTATTCCGGCTGCTGGTGAAGGAAGAAGATTGAAACCCCATACTCATACCACTCCCAAACCTTTGCTTTCGGTAGCCGGAAAACCAATTATTGGCCATATAATGGAAAGAGTGAAAGAATTAAATCCCGCAGAAGTAATTGTAATAATCGCACCCAATGGCAACCCAATAGAAAAATATTTAAAAGCAAACTACTCTTTAAATTTTCAATTTGTTATTCAAGAAGAACCAAAAGGATTGGGCCACGCGGTTTATAAAGCCAAACCATATTTTAAAAACGAACCTTGCTTGATAATCCTTGGTGATACGATAATTGATATGCCACTGAATAACTTAGTGGGAAAGGAAAATTGGATTGGTGTCAAAAAAGTTGATGACCCAAGAAGATTTGGAATAGTTGAAATAAAAGATGGAGCCATTACTAAAATTGTTGAAAAACCAGCCGAGCCCAAAAGTAATTTGGCAATTGTTGGCATCTATTATATCTTCAATTCCTCCCCCCTTTTTGATGCCTTAGAAAGAATCATCAAAGAAGACATAAAAACAAAAGGTGAATATCAACTTTCCGATGCCTTGGAGATAATGATCGAAGAAAACATAATCTTTAAAGTCTTTCCCGTGGAATACTGGCTAGATTGCGGAACACCCGAAGCTTTGATTCAAACTAATCGGTATCTTTTACAAAATACCAATTATTTTAAACCTCGAGAAAAATCCTTAATCATCCCTCCGGTCTATATCCATGACAGTGCAGTTATTGAAAATTCGATTATCGGACCTTTTGTTTCTATCTCCGAAGAAGTGGAAATAAGAAATTCAATAATAAGAGATTCAATTATTAACCAAGGCGCCTATATTGAAAACTCCCTATTAGAAGATTCTATTTTGGGAGAAAATTCCGTAGTAAAAGAAAAACCCTTGAAACTAAATTTAGGTAGTTTTTCCATATTTGAAACAAGTTGA
- the tgt gene encoding tRNA guanosine(34) transglycosylase Tgt has product MKFIIEKESKNSRARVGKLILPNGEVTTPAFMPVGTQGTVKTMTPRELSEIDVEIIICNLYHLYLRPGIDVIEEAGGLTKFASFYKPVLTDSGGFQIASISPLVNIKDDGVQFKSHIDGSTHFFTPENVVLYQERIKSDIGMCLDICLPYPVEYNEAKKAVEKTNEWAKKSKEVKSQEFNLFGVIQGATYLDLREKATKELLDIGFDGYAIGGLFLGETPKLSYEIVAFCTDLIPKKEVRYVMGCGYPEDILECVKLGVDLFDCVLPTRNGRTGTAFTSEGRIIIKNAKFEKDFSPLDPNCECYTCKNFTRAYLRHLFISEEILGPRLLTYHNIYFFINLMKKIREAILKDQFEEFYNNFQQKYNRNLI; this is encoded by the coding sequence TTGAAATTTATAATAGAAAAAGAAAGTAAAAATTCTCGAGCCCGCGTTGGCAAACTTATTCTTCCGAATGGTGAAGTGACAACACCGGCTTTTATGCCCGTTGGCACCCAAGGCACGGTAAAAACGATGACTCCTAGAGAATTATCAGAAATCGATGTAGAAATTATTATCTGCAATCTTTATCATCTTTATCTTCGTCCTGGGATTGATGTAATCGAAGAAGCCGGTGGTTTAACCAAATTCGCATCTTTCTATAAACCCGTCTTAACAGATTCTGGTGGATTTCAAATCGCTTCTATTTCACCATTAGTGAACATAAAAGATGATGGAGTCCAGTTTAAATCCCATATTGATGGTTCAACCCATTTTTTTACACCGGAAAATGTTGTATTATACCAAGAAAGAATCAAGAGTGATATTGGAATGTGTTTAGATATCTGTCTCCCCTATCCGGTGGAATATAATGAGGCCAAAAAGGCTGTAGAAAAAACTAATGAATGGGCAAAGAAATCAAAAGAGGTAAAAAGCCAAGAATTTAATCTTTTTGGTGTTATCCAAGGCGCTACTTATTTAGACTTAAGAGAAAAAGCCACAAAAGAATTGCTAGACATCGGTTTTGATGGTTATGCGATTGGTGGCTTATTTTTAGGCGAAACACCAAAATTATCCTACGAAATAGTAGCTTTTTGCACTGATTTGATTCCCAAAAAAGAAGTAAGATACGTAATGGGTTGTGGTTATCCGGAAGATATCTTAGAATGTGTGAAATTGGGAGTGGATCTATTTGACTGTGTTTTGCCAACTAGAAATGGTCGAACCGGTACTGCCTTTACTTCTGAGGGAAGAATAATAATTAAAAATGCTAAATTTGAAAAAGATTTTTCACCCTTGGATCCCAATTGTGAATGTTATACCTGTAAAAATTTTACTCGCGCTTATCTTCGCCATCTTTTTATTAGTGAAGAAATTCTTGGTCCCCGTTTATTAACTTACCATAATATTTATTTTTTTATCAATTTGATGAAAAAAATAAGAGAAGCTATCTTAAAAGACCAATTTGAAGAGTTTTATAATAATTTCCAACAGAAATATAACCGAAATCTTATTTAA
- a CDS encoding helix-hairpin-helix domain-containing protein: protein MNEKEKIVLIFLSAFFILGSLISYFNGKRKNTILKEEIVKQEIKEDRKVTKKKININEASQKELISLPGIGEKIAQRIIEYRQKEGKFKSKSELLKIKGIGKKRLSRIEDLIEIK, encoded by the coding sequence ATGAATGAAAAAGAAAAAATTGTTTTAATATTCCTAAGTGCATTTTTTATATTAGGTAGTCTTATTTCTTATTTTAATGGAAAAAGAAAAAATACAATATTAAAAGAAGAAATTGTTAAGCAGGAAATTAAAGAAGATAGGAAGGTAACAAAAAAGAAGATAAATATTAATGAGGCTTCTCAAAAGGAATTGATAAGTTTACCAGGAATTGGTGAAAAAATTGCACAAAGAATAATTGAATACCGCCAAAAAGAAGGTAAATTTAAAAGTAAATCAGAACTTTTAAAGATAAAAGGTATCGGAAAGAAGAGACTATCGAGAATAGAAGATTTAATTGAAATTAAATAA
- a CDS encoding sulfide-dependent adenosine diphosphate thiazole synthase yields MLDEIKITKAIVESYLKEFNRYLESDVIICGAGPSGLAAGYYLAKSGAKVVILEKHLRPGGGLTGGGMMFNKIVVDEEGKEILKELGINYEKYEENYYVACALETLGALVYHTIKKGARIFNLIMVEDLLFRNGKISGVVINWTAVNLANLHVDPMTMRSHFVVDATGHNCELVRILEKKIGNVLFTSTGKIIGEKLMNAEEGEKFTIENTKEVYHNLFVCGMAVNAVFGGPRMGPIFSSMLISGKKVAELIKERLK; encoded by the coding sequence ATGCTTGATGAAATAAAAATAACTAAAGCAATCGTTGAAAGTTATTTAAAAGAATTTAATAGATATTTAGAATCGGATGTGATTATTTGTGGTGCGGGTCCTTCGGGATTAGCAGCAGGTTATTACTTAGCAAAATCCGGTGCCAAAGTAGTGATTTTAGAAAAACATCTTCGACCTGGCGGCGGTTTAACGGGTGGCGGAATGATGTTTAATAAAATCGTTGTTGATGAAGAAGGAAAAGAAATCTTAAAAGAGTTGGGAATTAACTACGAAAAATATGAAGAAAATTATTATGTCGCCTGTGCTTTGGAAACCTTAGGAGCACTTGTTTATCACACCATTAAAAAGGGAGCAAGAATTTTTAATTTGATAATGGTAGAAGACCTACTTTTTCGCAATGGTAAAATCTCCGGAGTGGTAATTAACTGGACAGCAGTAAATCTAGCCAATTTACATGTCGACCCAATGACAATGCGTTCGCACTTTGTTGTTGATGCTACCGGTCATAATTGTGAACTGGTAAGAATTTTAGAGAAAAAGATAGGTAATGTTCTTTTTACTTCTACCGGTAAAATTATTGGTGAAAAATTAATGAATGCTGAAGAGGGAGAAAAATTTACTATCGAAAATACCAAAGAGGTTTATCATAATCTTTTTGTTTGTGGAATGGCGGTGAACGCGGTATTTGGTGGACCAAGGATGGGACCAATTTTCAGCAGTATGCTTATTTCTGGAAAGAAGGTTGCCGAATTGATAAAAGAAAGATTAAAATGA
- a CDS encoding TMEM165/GDT1 family protein, with protein sequence MFFLIFLTIFMMELGDKTQLSILNFAASLKSPFLVFLSAILALGISTLLAVIIGDNLFRLIPLKWLRFISGGIFILLGVLIIIREISR encoded by the coding sequence ATGTTCTTTTTAATTTTTTTAACAATCTTTATGATGGAATTAGGCGATAAAACTCAACTCTCCATTCTCAATTTTGCTGCTTCTCTAAAATCGCCTTTTCTGGTATTTTTAAGCGCTATTTTAGCTTTAGGAATAAGTACTCTTCTGGCGGTAATAATTGGTGATAATCTTTTTCGTCTAATTCCTTTAAAATGGCTAAGATTTATCAGCGGCGGAATTTTCATACTTTTAGGGGTTTTGATAATTATTAGAGAAATTAGCCGTTAG
- a CDS encoding glycosyltransferase family 4 protein has protein sequence MRVLFVTFPGFQLFEGGIKTQVISLKEELEKIGCEVKIFCEEPVKKEELKSYEIIHFFGSGIKTFHLFQIITSFNKKIILTPVFYSQHSAMINKIGIGLFTFFYKYFGFYNEHLILKEMVKNSHLIVCNTCAEKDLIKKMFGLEETRLAILPNGVDIDFYYASPYLCYEKLGLRGFILYVGHIGYKRKNLLRCLEVLKKLNFPTLLVGKIIKNNYSDKCLSLIKEAKNIYVIDELPHNSELLKSIYAACEVFLLPSYYETPGIAALEAGLAGAKILITKNGGTKEYFKDYAFYLNPYSQRDIEKKLVLAFKKEKNNLLREHIKNNYTWDIIAVKLRKIYEDFLRTNG, from the coding sequence ATGAGAGTTCTTTTTGTTACTTTTCCCGGTTTTCAACTTTTTGAAGGTGGAATTAAAACCCAAGTAATTTCTTTAAAAGAGGAGCTCGAAAAAATTGGTTGCGAAGTGAAAATTTTTTGTGAAGAACCAGTTAAAAAAGAAGAGTTAAAAAGTTATGAGATTATCCATTTTTTTGGCTCAGGGATAAAAACTTTTCATCTTTTTCAAATAATAACTAGTTTTAATAAAAAGATTATTTTAACACCGGTTTTCTATTCCCAACATTCTGCAATGATTAATAAAATAGGAATTGGTTTATTTACTTTTTTTTACAAATATTTTGGTTTCTATAATGAACATTTAATTTTAAAGGAAATGGTAAAGAATTCTCATTTAATAGTTTGTAATACTTGTGCCGAAAAAGATCTGATAAAAAAGATGTTTGGTTTAGAAGAAACGAGATTGGCAATTTTACCAAATGGTGTGGATATAGACTTTTATTATGCCTCTCCTTATCTGTGTTATGAAAAGTTAGGGTTAAGAGGTTTTATTTTATATGTCGGTCATATTGGCTATAAAAGAAAAAATTTATTAAGGTGTTTAGAAGTATTAAAAAAGCTTAATTTTCCAACTTTATTAGTAGGTAAAATTATTAAAAATAATTACAGTGATAAATGTTTATCGTTAATAAAAGAGGCTAAAAATATTTATGTGATAGATGAATTGCCTCATAATTCCGAATTATTAAAATCTATCTATGCGGCTTGTGAAGTATTTTTACTTCCCTCCTATTATGAAACACCTGGTATTGCTGCCTTAGAAGCTGGATTAGCGGGTGCTAAAATTCTTATAACCAAAAATGGTGGCACAAAAGAATATTTTAAAGATTATGCCTTTTATCTTAACCCTTATTCTCAAAGGGATATTGAAAAGAAATTGGTTCTTGCTTTTAAAAAAGAAAAGAATAATCTTCTCAGAGAGCATATAAAAAATAACTATACTTGGGATATAATTGCTGTAAAACTGAGAAAAATTTATGAAGATTTCTTAAGGACTAACGGCTAA
- a CDS encoding polysaccharide deacetylase family protein gives MNNREIEILVNEKDLGFLEVLKMEKPFGFRIVKEEMKSNIEIYYQKRKLGEIFDITKLKNHIKEVKIKKRYSKYFLPKQEPIYWGIEIIDIFDNLFFFNKEEIVYFLESNKIYLPFSLKDLLKNNETKPKYFYFSLLKFPYEFVSKINKGALRRLVINLLISIFHKNKIPYYSVSYFPNNNQTVFLFRVDGDFATLKEITKVFELLTKKNIKFTFFVDVKSSERFLDFFKEKSREKFDIQLHSYYHYVYKEKGRNLNNLALGKKKLEEMGIEIKGFAAPFGMWNLSLNEALEELNFLYSSEFGFNYDDFPILPIIHDNFSKVYQIPIHPISVGRLKVLNLSLTEMIKYYQEYILKTYEKGYPIVLYDHPLSILKFWDVFKEIFDFIKDFSNIKIMTFTEFFEWWQKREEVENYQEKKLKLPKREPKIKYIRNKEFYLKIKSLILSFHRRRKLR, from the coding sequence ATGAACAATAGGGAAATAGAAATTTTGGTAAATGAAAAAGATTTAGGTTTTTTAGAAGTTTTGAAAATGGAGAAACCTTTTGGTTTCCGAATTGTGAAAGAAGAAATGAAGAGTAATATTGAAATTTATTATCAGAAAAGAAAACTGGGTGAAATTTTTGATATTACCAAATTGAAAAATCATATAAAAGAAGTTAAAATAAAAAAAAGATATTCAAAATATTTTCTCCCCAAACAAGAACCAATCTATTGGGGAATTGAAATTATTGATATCTTTGATAATCTTTTCTTTTTTAATAAAGAGGAAATTGTTTATTTTTTAGAAAGTAATAAAATCTATCTTCCTTTTTCTTTAAAGGATTTATTAAAAAACAATGAAACAAAACCAAAATATTTTTACTTCTCTCTTTTGAAGTTTCCTTACGAATTCGTGAGCAAAATAAATAAAGGTGCTTTACGAAGATTAGTAATTAATTTATTAATTAGTATTTTTCATAAAAATAAGATTCCCTATTATTCTGTATCTTATTTTCCTAATAATAATCAAACGGTTTTTCTTTTTAGAGTAGATGGTGATTTTGCTACACTAAAAGAAATAACAAAGGTATTTGAACTTTTAACCAAGAAGAATATCAAATTCACTTTTTTTGTTGATGTAAAATCAAGTGAAAGATTTTTAGACTTTTTTAAGGAGAAGAGCAGGGAAAAATTTGATATTCAACTTCATTCCTATTATCATTATGTTTATAAGGAAAAAGGGAGAAATTTGAATAATTTAGCTCTTGGCAAAAAGAAATTAGAAGAAATGGGAATAGAAATTAAAGGTTTTGCTGCTCCTTTCGGAATGTGGAACTTATCACTAAATGAAGCCTTGGAAGAACTTAATTTTCTCTATTCATCAGAATTTGGTTTTAATTATGATGATTTTCCTATACTTCCAATTATTCACGATAACTTTTCTAAGGTTTATCAAATTCCCATCCATCCAATTTCGGTCGGTCGCCTGAAAGTTTTAAATTTATCTTTAACAGAGATGATAAAATATTACCAGGAATACATATTAAAAACTTACGAAAAAGGTTATCCGATTGTTTTGTATGACCATCCTTTAAGTATTTTGAAATTTTGGGATGTTTTTAAAGAAATTTTTGATTTTATCAAAGATTTTTCTAATATAAAAATAATGACTTTTACGGAATTTTTTGAATGGTGGCAAAAGAGAGAAGAAGTGGAAAATTATCAAGAGAAAAAACTGAAATTACCGAAGAGGGAGCCAAAAATAAAATATATTAGAAACAAAGAATTTTATTTAAAAATAAAAAGTTTAATTCTTTCTTTTCATCGGAGACGAAAATTGAGATGA